The Hydrogenothermus marinus genome has a window encoding:
- a CDS encoding energy transducer TonB, translating into MKINKIFLLALIISLLIHISIFYSLHFFKQKKEKQEEKPIFITLNYEKQKEKSKKGIPKRKIPKKTKLKTAKKSSIPKHSFNKNSNKKNISKKKIKKHKKTKKIVKKKTILQNKKIKKQKTKTKNKEKSKINKKIEKTKPKKIKTQEKATKKVAISKEKPKEEKKVENKKPKQKDEEKLVNKEKNQVKQPNLPFPKTENKNLKIAEKQKTKKEEKKLPKVPIPPAENNKAKEEKPPKQLNISHLKGKNQIFQIGEEKPKKEGTTKKDEDIMKYLYYVRDRLQENLAYPLTAKRLEIEGTVIVRFIIKKDGTVDTKEIKIVKSSGSNVLDKQAIITVENSIPFKPPPNNKSIVVEIPVIFEIIRSEF; encoded by the coding sequence ATGAAAATAAATAAAATATTTTTATTAGCCTTAATTATATCTTTGCTTATACATATATCTATATTTTATTCATTACATTTTTTTAAACAAAAAAAGGAAAAGCAAGAAGAAAAACCAATATTTATTACTTTAAATTATGAAAAACAAAAAGAAAAATCAAAAAAAGGTATTCCAAAAAGAAAAATTCCTAAGAAAACAAAACTAAAAACTGCAAAAAAAAGTAGTATTCCAAAGCATAGCTTTAATAAAAACAGCAATAAAAAAAATATATCTAAAAAGAAGATAAAAAAACATAAAAAGACAAAAAAAATTGTAAAGAAAAAAACTATTTTACAGAATAAAAAAATAAAAAAACAGAAAACTAAGACTAAAAATAAAGAAAAAAGCAAAATCAATAAAAAAATAGAGAAAACAAAACCTAAAAAAATAAAAACTCAAGAAAAAGCAACAAAAAAAGTAGCTATAAGCAAAGAGAAGCCAAAAGAAGAAAAAAAAGTTGAAAATAAAAAGCCAAAGCAAAAGGATGAGGAAAAATTAGTTAATAAAGAGAAAAATCAAGTAAAACAGCCAAACTTACCTTTTCCAAAAACAGAAAATAAAAATTTAAAAATAGCAGAAAAACAAAAAACAAAAAAAGAAGAAAAAAAACTACCAAAGGTACCTATACCACCTGCAGAAAATAATAAAGCGAAAGAAGAAAAACCACCAAAGCAGTTAAATATTTCCCATTTAAAAGGAAAAAATCAGATATTTCAGATAGGAGAAGAAAAACCTAAAAAAGAAGGTACAACAAAGAAAGATGAAGATATTATGAAGTACCTATACTATGTAAGAGATAGACTTCAAGAAAATCTTGCATATCCTTTAACAGCTAAAAGATTAGAAATAGAAGGAACAGTAATAGTTAGATTTATAATAAAAAAAGATGGAACAGTTGATACAAAAGAAATTAAGATTGTAAAAAGTAGTGGTTCTAATGTTTTGGATAAACAGGCTATAATAACTGTAGAAAACTCAATACCTTTTAAACCACCACCAAATAACAAAAGTATTGTTGTGGAGATACCAGTAATATTTGAGATTATAAGGAGTGAGTTTTGA
- a CDS encoding DnaJ domain-containing protein — translation MDFYKILGIPKNATKDQIKKAFREKAKKYHPDINPEGSEKFKLITKAYETLINDEKRKQYDLTLKNKTIKDKIEQTIENIFSFDRKVNGRNIYVDIELTYEEAFNGTTKLITYERKEICKECEGKGITENSILKECSLCKGKGKLKTPLLNIICPKCKGRKFIILNPCISCGGSGIKKEIKEKKFHIKPFSSDRLSIIVEDLGDEGINGGKNGNLVLNIKLKKHPFFKKKGLDLYADIFLPKEKRFKENFVKIKNLKGEILKVKIPPGLNSGDILKIKNEGFENKGNIYLTLKYI, via the coding sequence ATGGATTTTTATAAAATTCTTGGGATTCCTAAAAATGCTACAAAAGATCAAATAAAAAAAGCCTTCAGGGAAAAAGCAAAAAAATATCATCCAGATATAAACCCTGAAGGCTCTGAAAAATTTAAATTAATCACAAAAGCTTATGAAACTTTAATAAATGATGAAAAAAGAAAACAGTATGATTTAACTTTAAAAAATAAAACTATTAAAGATAAAATTGAACAAACGATAGAAAATATATTTTCTTTTGATAGGAAAGTAAATGGCAGAAATATTTACGTAGACATTGAGCTTACATATGAAGAAGCATTTAACGGAACTACAAAACTTATAACCTATGAAAGAAAGGAAATATGCAAAGAATGTGAAGGAAAAGGTATTACTGAAAATTCCATATTAAAAGAATGCTCTTTATGTAAAGGAAAAGGAAAATTAAAAACACCACTACTTAATATTATATGTCCTAAATGTAAAGGAAGAAAATTTATTATTTTAAATCCCTGTATTTCTTGCGGTGGTAGTGGTATAAAAAAAGAAATAAAAGAAAAAAAGTTCCATATAAAACCATTTTCATCAGATAGATTATCTATTATTGTTGAAGATTTAGGAGATGAAGGTATAAATGGTGGTAAAAATGGAAATTTAGTTTTAAATATAAAATTAAAAAAACATCCATTTTTCAAGAAAAAAGGACTTGATTTATATGCAGATATATTTTTGCCAAAGGAAAAAAGATTTAAAGAAAATTTTGTAAAAATAAAAAATTTAAAAGGAGAGATATTAAAGGTAAAAATCCCTCCAGGACTTAATTCAGGTGATATTTTAAAAATAAAGAATGAAGGTTTTGAGAATAAAGGTAATATATATTTAACTTTAAAATACATCTAA
- the xth gene encoding exodeoxyribonuclease III: MKICSWNVNSIRARKELLFKWLEEKRKYDIDILCLQELKVEEDIFPFNDFKEKGYECVANAQKRYNGVSICSKLPIEETIKDFGSFFDNQKRLLISKIKGIYIINVYAPHGDLRGGEKYYYKLEWYEKFLNWLKENFSPDLPIIMVGDFNVALEDIDVYDPELLKDSIGTMPEEREALKKLINWGFIDTFRYLYPEKQQFTWWDYIGGAIWKNEGMRIDYIFCTKPLIEKLKDVEVDLWPRRRRKPTPSDHAPIIAEFDI; this comes from the coding sequence ATGAAAATCTGTAGCTGGAATGTAAACTCAATCAGAGCAAGAAAAGAACTTTTATTTAAATGGCTTGAAGAAAAAAGAAAATATGATATAGATATTTTATGTCTTCAAGAGTTAAAAGTTGAAGAAGATATATTTCCTTTCAATGATTTTAAAGAAAAAGGCTATGAATGTGTAGCGAATGCTCAAAAAAGATATAATGGTGTTTCTATCTGTTCTAAACTGCCTATTGAGGAAACAATAAAAGATTTTGGCAGTTTTTTTGATAATCAAAAAAGATTATTAATCTCAAAAATAAAAGGTATTTATATAATAAATGTTTATGCTCCTCATGGAGATTTAAGGGGTGGAGAGAAATATTATTATAAGCTTGAATGGTATGAAAAATTTTTAAATTGGCTAAAGGAAAATTTTTCTCCAGATTTACCAATTATAATGGTTGGAGACTTTAATGTGGCTTTAGAAGATATAGATGTTTATGATCCAGAATTATTAAAAGATAGTATAGGAACTATGCCTGAAGAAAGAGAGGCTTTAAAAAAACTAATAAACTGGGGATTTATTGATACTTTTAGATATTTATATCCAGAAAAACAACAGTTTACGTGGTGGGACTATATAGGTGGTGCCATATGGAAAAATGAAGGAATGAGAATTGATTATATATTTTGCACTAAGCCTTTAATAGAAAAATTAAAGGATGTTGAAGTTGATTTATGGCCAAGAAGAAGAAGAAAACCAACTCCTTCAGATCATGCTCCTATAATTGCTGAATTTGACATTTAG
- a CDS encoding MotA/TolQ/ExbB proton channel family protein produces the protein MDITQLLLNLALVGEKPVLYLLILMSILSVAVIIERFISIKKIEKNLLSYEPLKLKLSLEKRLGILATFGNNAPFIGLFGTVLGIMQAFHDLGQSSEFGVKVVMEGISEALVATAMGLFVAIPSVIAYNYFVRKIKTLLLIYEEKKKLPLQLED, from the coding sequence ATGGATATTACCCAGCTACTTTTAAATCTTGCCTTAGTTGGTGAAAAACCTGTTTTATATCTACTTATTTTAATGAGTATACTCTCAGTAGCAGTAATAATAGAAAGATTTATATCTATTAAAAAAATAGAAAAAAATTTATTATCTTATGAGCCTTTAAAACTGAAGCTATCATTAGAAAAAAGACTTGGAATTTTAGCAACTTTTGGGAATAATGCACCATTTATAGGATTATTTGGAACAGTACTTGGTATAATGCAAGCATTCCACGACTTAGGACAATCATCAGAATTTGGTGTAAAAGTAGTGATGGAGGGAATTTCTGAAGCTCTTGTAGCTACAGCTATGGGACTTTTTGTTGCTATTCCTTCTGTTATTGCATATAACTATTTTGTTAGGAAAATAAAAACTTTACTTTTAATATATGAAGAAAAGAAAAAACTTCCTTTACAATTAGAGGATTAA
- a CDS encoding agmatine deiminase family protein, which yields MYLPPEWYKHYGTWTTYPQNPETFFDNLEKAQNEFALMVKYISESEKVHINVDNEENKRDLEKKLKKVDALQKNINIHIIPTNDCWNRDFGAIFVKDNKDWIGLDFEFNSWGGKYPYDLDNQVASKMCQILNKKCQKIDMVLEGGSIDVNGAGSLLTTESCLLNKNRNPQLTKEDIENNLKKYFGVKQVLWLKEGIVGDDTDGHIDDITRFVNENTIITVIEEDKEDENYLPLKENLELLKSFKDTNGNNFNIITIPMPEPQYFDFPEEKNYRLPASYANFYITNKYVLVPTFNCKQDKIAIEILQKIFNDKKVIGIYAYDILIGLGGFHCLTMQIPQL from the coding sequence ATGTATTTACCACCAGAATGGTATAAACATTATGGAACTTGGACTACCTACCCTCAAAATCCAGAAACCTTTTTTGATAATTTAGAAAAAGCTCAAAATGAGTTTGCTTTAATGGTTAAATATATCTCTGAAAGTGAAAAAGTTCATATTAATGTTGATAATGAGGAAAATAAAAGAGATTTAGAAAAAAAATTAAAAAAAGTAGATGCACTGCAAAAAAATATAAATATACATATTATCCCTACAAATGATTGTTGGAACAGAGATTTTGGAGCTATCTTTGTAAAAGATAATAAAGACTGGATAGGCCTTGATTTTGAATTTAACTCTTGGGGTGGGAAATATCCTTATGATTTAGACAATCAAGTAGCATCAAAAATGTGCCAGATTTTAAATAAAAAATGTCAAAAAATAGATATGGTTTTAGAAGGTGGTTCAATAGATGTAAATGGAGCAGGTAGTTTACTAACAACAGAAAGCTGTCTTTTAAATAAAAATAGAAATCCTCAATTAACAAAAGAAGATATAGAAAATAATCTAAAAAAATATTTTGGAGTAAAACAAGTTTTATGGCTTAAAGAAGGTATTGTTGGAGATGATACTGATGGCCATATAGATGATATTACAAGATTTGTAAATGAAAATACTATAATTACTGTTATTGAAGAAGATAAAGAAGATGAAAATTATCTACCATTAAAAGAAAATTTAGAGCTTTTAAAAAGCTTTAAAGATACTAATGGAAATAATTTCAATATAATCACGATACCTATGCCAGAGCCTCAATATTTTGATTTTCCAGAAGAAAAAAATTATAGACTTCCTGCAAGTTATGCAAACTTTTATATTACTAATAAATATGTTCTTGTACCAACTTTTAATTGTAAACAAGATAAAATAGCTATTGAAATACTTCAAAAAATATTTAATGATAAAAAAGTAATAGGAATATATGCTTATGATATTTTAATAGGCCTTGGAGGCTTCCATTGCTTAACTATGCAAATACCTCAACTTTAA
- the rnhA gene encoding ribonuclease HI, with amino-acid sequence MKKVEIFTDGSSLGNPGPGGWCAILRYNKHQKIIKGGKKKTTNNEMELLAVVKALKQLKKPCEVDLYTDSKYVVKAIKEWIHNWAKNNWKNSAKKEVSHKKLWQEIYNLMKIHKINPIWVKGHSGHKENELCDKIAKQEASKYI; translated from the coding sequence TTGAAAAAAGTAGAAATATTTACAGATGGTTCTTCTCTTGGAAATCCAGGACCCGGTGGATGGTGTGCTATTTTAAGATATAACAAACATCAAAAAATAATAAAAGGTGGTAAGAAAAAAACTACAAATAATGAAATGGAACTTTTAGCAGTTGTTAAAGCATTAAAACAGCTAAAAAAGCCTTGTGAAGTAGATCTATACACAGATTCAAAGTATGTAGTAAAGGCGATAAAAGAATGGATACATAATTGGGCAAAAAATAACTGGAAAAACTCAGCTAAAAAAGAGGTATCCCATAAAAAATTGTGGCAAGAAATTTATAACTTAATGAAAATTCATAAAATAAATCCTATATGGGTAAAAGGGCATAGTGGCCATAAAGAAAATGAACTTTGTGATAAAATAGCAAAACAAGAAGCCTCAAAATATATCTAA
- a CDS encoding CopD family protein — MEELILVIHILVASFWIGGMLFMAIVLSPYVRKLPLDFKNKAEVYQEVGKRYSFWGTVIGLPVLFITGVFNAYFIGGIKSFNLFLQDLPYTNTLKLKIFLFIITTIIAVIHDFYFGPKAHLTEKYKKITRIFGITNLIIGILIIYFAVKLRLGG, encoded by the coding sequence ATGGAAGAACTTATACTAGTAATTCATATTTTAGTGGCTTCTTTTTGGATAGGTGGAATGCTTTTTATGGCAATAGTTTTATCGCCTTATGTTAGAAAATTACCTCTTGATTTTAAAAATAAAGCAGAAGTTTATCAAGAAGTTGGAAAAAGATATAGTTTTTGGGGTACAGTAATTGGACTTCCTGTCTTATTTATTACTGGTGTTTTTAATGCTTATTTTATTGGAGGAATAAAATCTTTTAATCTTTTTTTACAAGATTTACCTTATACAAATACTTTAAAATTAAAAATTTTTCTATTTATAATTACTACAATTATTGCAGTTATTCATGATTTTTATTTTGGTCCAAAAGCTCATTTAACAGAAAAATATAAAAAGATAACAAGGATATTTGGTATAACTAACCTTATTATTGGTATTTTGATAATATATTTTGCAGTAAAACTAAGATTAGGCGGTTAA
- a CDS encoding ExbD/TolR family protein yields MKLIDNDDKEISEINMTPFVDIILVVLIIFMATATFMVEGKIPLNLPNSKTAQKKEIKEKKIQITIKKDGSLFLNGKPITKAQLKEELKNKDKDITVVLRSDKDTKFQNVVSVIDICKQSGLEKYMIETKKE; encoded by the coding sequence ATGAAACTTATAGATAATGATGATAAAGAAATATCAGAAATAAATATGACCCCTTTTGTTGATATTATACTTGTTGTATTAATTATATTTATGGCTACAGCCACTTTTATGGTAGAAGGTAAAATACCTTTAAACCTTCCAAACTCAAAAACTGCACAAAAAAAAGAGATAAAAGAGAAAAAAATCCAGATAACAATAAAAAAAGATGGCTCTTTATTTTTAAATGGAAAACCTATAACAAAAGCACAGCTTAAAGAAGAATTAAAAAATAAAGATAAAGATATTACAGTTGTTTTAAGATCAGATAAAGATACCAAGTTTCAAAATGTTGTTTCAGTTATAGATATTTGTAAACAATCCGGACTTGAAAAGTATATGATAGAAACCAAAAAAGAATGA
- a CDS encoding SCO family protein, with protein MKKAILFLTIFIFSFSFALEGSVKGFPKKAPEIKNLITDEGKPFSLKNYKGKVLILTYGYTHCPHVCPTILAYLKQVETELNKKGLKGKYKIIFISVDPKGDTLERVRKYKKEHGFDDFVFVIGKKEDLEKVWKDYKIYVKDKGIMTMKHGNMIMKHRMIDHTAKVTIIDKDGNIVEEFLGMYLPVDSIVKDVEKLIKE; from the coding sequence ATGAAAAAAGCTATTTTATTTTTAACTATTTTCATTTTTTCATTTTCTTTTGCACTTGAAGGCTCTGTAAAAGGATTTCCTAAAAAAGCACCTGAAATTAAAAATCTTATTACAGATGAAGGAAAACCATTTAGTTTGAAAAATTACAAAGGAAAAGTTTTAATACTGACTTATGGTTATACCCATTGTCCTCATGTTTGCCCTACTATTCTTGCTTATTTAAAGCAAGTAGAAACAGAGCTTAACAAAAAGGGCTTAAAAGGAAAATACAAAATAATATTTATATCGGTTGATCCAAAAGGAGATACCTTAGAAAGGGTTAGAAAATATAAAAAAGAACATGGTTTTGATGATTTTGTTTTTGTAATAGGAAAAAAAGAGGATTTAGAGAAAGTTTGGAAAGATTATAAAATATATGTAAAAGATAAAGGAATAATGACTATGAAACATGGAAATATGATAATGAAACATAGAATGATAGATCATACTGCAAAAGTTACAATAATTGATAAAGATGGAAATATTGTTGAAGAGTTTCTTGGAATGTATCTACCTGTAGATAGTATTGTTAAAGATGTAGAAAAACTTATTAAGGAGTAA
- a CDS encoding S8 family serine peptidase: MLNYANTSTLILLAFFIFSFGKPYKNEVIVYLKSNISTQSIKGLSIVSKKGKKVVIKLPKNETMESFIQKLKKDENVLLAIPNYIIKKQLIPNDPFYPYQWYLKKIGMEDAWNISIGSNTVYVAVLDTGVDYNHPDLKEHIWLNTGETLGQDLNNNGIDDGCEDNIDNDNNGYIDDCYGYDALQGKGSALDNDGHGTHVSGIIGAVSDNLEGIAGINWNIKIIPCKFLNKNGEGDLNHLIECLKYVKKLKDSGLNIVAVNASYGYDAIPEILNIDCNNPDYSETEKCLMKSINAVFTVAAGNSSNNNDISTFLPCNYSTVLDNVICVGATNRQDKRAYFSNYGVKTVDIFAPGGEFVSSENCSEGILSTYLPFNNSYEEAYACAVGTSQASPVVAGAVALLYSINPNLTPKQVKDKVLTTGDNIISLSGYSLSCNRVNVYNLLKDEINPKICIDKPINEEDGNYSYYFGNFNIGKIKDITFNIKNSGNDILSIGNITLKNNPYFQIIFDNCSNRNLNTFESCSLTLRFSASSTGIKVSILNIPNNTYYQNLEINLRADVYDNRGGGGGGCSFSKNNFNIAWFLFILLIILKRKVIKWKNLY, encoded by the coding sequence TTGCTTAACTATGCAAATACCTCAACTTTAATTTTACTTGCTTTTTTTATATTTTCTTTTGGAAAACCTTATAAAAATGAAGTTATTGTTTATTTAAAAAGTAATATTTCTACTCAAAGTATAAAAGGATTATCTATAGTTAGCAAAAAAGGAAAAAAAGTAGTAATAAAACTTCCAAAAAATGAAACAATGGAAAGTTTTATCCAGAAACTAAAAAAAGATGAAAATGTTTTACTTGCTATTCCAAACTATATAATAAAAAAACAGCTTATTCCAAATGATCCTTTCTATCCTTATCAATGGTATTTAAAAAAAATAGGAATGGAAGATGCTTGGAATATTTCAATAGGATCAAATACTGTCTATGTTGCAGTACTTGATACAGGTGTAGATTATAATCATCCTGATTTGAAAGAACATATCTGGCTAAATACAGGAGAAACCCTTGGACAAGATTTAAACAACAATGGTATAGATGATGGATGTGAAGATAATATAGATAATGATAATAATGGATATATAGATGATTGTTATGGATATGATGCTTTACAAGGAAAAGGAAGTGCTTTAGATAATGATGGACATGGAACCCATGTTTCAGGAATTATAGGGGCAGTAAGTGATAATTTAGAGGGAATAGCAGGAATAAACTGGAATATAAAAATAATTCCTTGTAAATTTTTAAATAAAAACGGAGAAGGAGACCTTAATCATTTAATTGAATGTTTAAAATATGTAAAAAAATTAAAAGATAGTGGTTTAAATATAGTTGCAGTAAATGCCAGTTATGGTTATGATGCTATTCCTGAAATTTTAAATATAGATTGTAATAATCCAGATTACTCAGAAACAGAAAAATGTTTAATGAAATCAATAAATGCAGTTTTTACCGTAGCCGCAGGTAATAGTAGTAATAATAATGATATTTCCACTTTTTTACCTTGTAATTATTCTACAGTTTTAGATAATGTAATATGTGTTGGAGCAACTAATAGACAGGATAAAAGAGCATATTTTTCAAATTATGGAGTAAAAACAGTTGATATTTTTGCACCAGGAGGAGAGTTTGTAAGTTCAGAAAACTGTAGTGAAGGTATTTTAAGTACATATCTTCCATTTAACAATAGTTATGAAGAGGCTTATGCATGTGCAGTAGGAACTTCCCAAGCATCACCAGTTGTAGCAGGAGCAGTAGCTCTTTTATATTCTATAAATCCTAATTTAACACCGAAACAGGTAAAAGATAAAGTTTTAACAACTGGAGATAATATTATTTCTTTATCCGGATATTCTTTAAGTTGTAATAGAGTAAATGTATATAATCTTTTAAAAGATGAAATAAATCCTAAAATATGTATTGATAAACCTATTAATGAAGAAGATGGTAATTATTCCTACTATTTTGGTAATTTTAATATAGGGAAAATAAAAGATATTACATTTAATATAAAAAATTCAGGAAATGATATTTTAAGTATTGGAAATATTACTCTTAAAAATAATCCTTATTTTCAGATTATTTTTGATAACTGTTCTAATAGAAATCTAAATACATTTGAAAGTTGTAGTTTAACCCTAAGGTTTTCTGCAAGCTCTACAGGAATTAAAGTATCAATTTTAAACATACCTAATAATACATATTATCAAAATTTAGAAATTAATCTACGAGCAGATGTATATGATAATAGAGGTGGTGGAGGTGGTGGTTGCTCATTTTCTAAAAATAATTTTAATATTGCTTGGTTTTTATTTATATTACTGATAATATTAAAAAGAAAGGTTATTAAATGGAAGAACTTATACTAG